The following coding sequences lie in one Burkholderia cepacia genomic window:
- the xylB gene encoding xylulokinase, with the protein MYLGIDLGTSEVKVLLLAPDGTVVGTAGTPFTVSRPHPRWAEQHPDDWWRGTLAALATLRERHPHAFAQVRGIGLSGQMHGAVLLGRDDRVLRPAILWNDMRSADECALLTERAPDLHALAGNLAMPGFTAPKLLWVAKHEPDVFAATACVLMPKDYLRFRLTGAKVSDPSDAAGTLWLDVARRDWSDALLAACDMTRDQMPRIVEGNAPSGTLRADVARELGLSEAVVVAGGGGDNATSALGIGAIHAGDGFVSLGTSGVLSVVGDRFMPNPASAVHAFCHAIPDRWQLMSVVLSAASCLRWVCKLTGTDEPALLAEVETLDADALATAPLFLPYLSGERTPHNDPYAQGVFFGMTHATERAHLGYAVLEGVTLGLADGLDALHAAGVETDQLSLIGGGARSAFWAQLIADALNVRTRQIGGGETGAALGAARLGWLAVGGDPHAVLTKPPVRAEYAPDAARHARLRERLDAFRSLYRHVQPLYEPSRTRLA; encoded by the coding sequence ATGTATCTCGGCATCGACCTCGGCACCTCGGAAGTGAAGGTATTGCTGCTGGCCCCCGACGGCACGGTCGTCGGCACGGCCGGCACGCCGTTCACCGTGTCGCGGCCGCATCCGCGCTGGGCAGAACAGCATCCGGACGACTGGTGGCGAGGCACGCTCGCCGCGCTCGCAACGTTGCGCGAGCGGCATCCGCACGCGTTCGCGCAGGTGCGCGGCATCGGCCTGTCGGGACAGATGCACGGCGCCGTGCTGCTCGGTCGCGACGACCGCGTGCTGCGCCCCGCGATCCTGTGGAACGACATGCGCAGCGCCGACGAATGCGCGCTGCTCACCGAACGCGCGCCCGATCTCCATGCGCTGGCCGGCAATCTCGCGATGCCGGGCTTTACCGCGCCGAAACTGCTGTGGGTCGCGAAGCATGAACCCGACGTGTTCGCCGCCACCGCCTGCGTGCTGATGCCGAAGGACTACCTGCGGTTCCGGCTGACCGGTGCGAAAGTCTCGGACCCGTCGGACGCAGCCGGCACGCTGTGGCTCGACGTCGCGCGCCGCGACTGGTCCGACGCGCTGCTCGCCGCGTGCGACATGACCCGCGACCAGATGCCCCGCATCGTCGAGGGCAACGCGCCGTCCGGCACGCTGCGCGCTGACGTCGCGCGCGAGCTCGGGCTGTCGGAGGCCGTCGTGGTCGCGGGCGGCGGCGGCGACAACGCGACAAGTGCGCTCGGCATCGGCGCGATCCACGCGGGCGACGGCTTCGTGTCGCTCGGCACGTCGGGCGTGCTGAGCGTGGTCGGCGACCGCTTCATGCCAAACCCCGCATCGGCCGTGCATGCGTTCTGCCACGCCATCCCCGATCGCTGGCAACTGATGAGCGTCGTGCTGTCGGCCGCGAGCTGCCTGCGCTGGGTCTGCAAGCTGACGGGCACCGACGAGCCCGCACTGCTCGCCGAAGTCGAAACGCTCGACGCCGACGCGCTCGCGACGGCGCCGCTGTTCCTGCCCTACCTGTCCGGCGAGCGCACGCCGCACAACGATCCGTACGCACAAGGCGTGTTCTTCGGGATGACGCATGCGACCGAGCGCGCGCATCTCGGCTACGCGGTACTCGAAGGCGTGACGCTCGGCCTCGCCGACGGCCTCGACGCGCTCCATGCGGCCGGCGTCGAAACCGACCAGCTGTCGCTGATCGGCGGCGGCGCGCGCAGCGCGTTCTGGGCGCAACTGATCGCCGACGCGCTGAACGTGCGCACGCGCCAGATCGGCGGCGGCGAGACGGGCGCGGCGCTCGGCGCGGCACGGCTCGGCTGGCTGGCCGTCGGCGGCGACCCGCACGCGGTGCTGACCAAGCCGCCGGTGCGCGCCGAATACGCGCCGGACGCCGCCCGCCATGCGCGGCTGCGCGAACGCCTCGACGCGTTCCGCTCGCTGTACCGTCACGTCCAGCCGCTGTACGAACCGTCGCGCACGCGGCTCGCGTAG
- a CDS encoding sugar-binding transcriptional regulator — MRPAGWPAGRPPDPNRIAIVSKSSEKLDLATRAAWLYYVAGDTQNEIAEKLQVSRPVAQRLVAFAVEKNLIRVRVDHQLADCLDLGAQLSKRYGLAMCEVVPVDADAPDAIDRKLAVAGAQVMERYLNETRPMVIAVSSGRTLKAAVAQIAQIERPQHRLVSMVGAIAADGSSNRYDVAQYISEKTGSKHFLLPAPLFADSNAERAQWCNHRLYRIVEALSGQADVAFVGIGNIGPHCPLYEDGFITERERDEMTALGAVAELLGVPIDAQGKLIDVSTSARVTSVALASPPKLPTIAFAGGPKKHDAVIAALRGGWLSGLVTDETCARAALAAKAA; from the coding sequence GTGCGGCCTGCCGGCTGGCCCGCGGGGCGGCCCCCTGATCCGAACCGAATCGCTATCGTGTCCAAGTCCTCAGAAAAACTCGATCTCGCCACGCGTGCCGCGTGGCTCTACTACGTCGCGGGCGACACGCAGAACGAAATCGCCGAGAAGCTGCAGGTCTCGCGCCCGGTCGCGCAGCGCCTCGTTGCGTTCGCGGTCGAGAAGAACCTGATCCGCGTGCGCGTCGATCACCAGCTCGCCGACTGCCTCGATCTCGGCGCGCAGCTGTCGAAACGCTATGGCCTCGCGATGTGCGAAGTCGTGCCCGTCGATGCCGATGCACCCGATGCGATCGACCGCAAGCTCGCGGTCGCCGGCGCGCAGGTGATGGAGCGCTATCTGAACGAAACGCGCCCGATGGTGATCGCGGTCAGTAGCGGCCGGACGCTGAAGGCCGCGGTCGCGCAGATCGCGCAGATCGAGCGCCCGCAGCACCGGCTCGTGTCGATGGTCGGCGCGATCGCGGCCGACGGGTCGTCGAACCGCTACGACGTCGCGCAGTACATCTCCGAGAAAACCGGCAGCAAGCACTTCCTGCTACCCGCGCCGCTGTTCGCCGACAGCAACGCCGAGCGCGCGCAGTGGTGCAATCACCGGCTGTACCGGATCGTCGAGGCACTGTCGGGCCAGGCCGACGTCGCGTTCGTCGGGATCGGCAACATCGGCCCGCACTGCCCGCTCTACGAAGACGGCTTCATCACCGAACGGGAGCGCGACGAGATGACCGCGCTCGGCGCGGTGGCCGAACTGCTCGGCGTGCCGATCGACGCGCAAGGCAAGCTGATCGACGTGTCGACCAGCGCACGCGTGACGAGCGTGGCGCTCGCGTCGCCGCCGAAGCTGCCGACGATCGCGTTCGCCGGCGGCCCGAAGAAACACGACGCGGTGATCGCCGCGCTGCGCGGCGGCTGGCTGTCGGGGCTCGTCACCGACGAAACCTGCGCACGCGCCGCGCTCGCCGCGAAGGCGGCCTGA
- a CDS encoding MFS transporter has translation MSDCPSMDGRVAGQPAQAAERLPVANLLALATAAFITILTEALPAGLLPLMSADLRVPEALIGQLVTVYALGSIVAAIPLVAATRAMRRRRLLLAALAGFVVSNALTAVSPYYALTLVARFVAGMAAGLLWALLAGYASRMVDASLRGRAIAVAMLGAPVAMSIGIPAGTALGAALGWRVAFALITLAALALIGWIRLRVPDYAGQSAGAREPVLGVMTLPGVRPVLTVMFAYVLAHNMLYTYVAPFLAGVRMGTQVDVVLFVFGIASLAGIALTGAWIGAAQRRLTLASIALFALAALMLGAGSGMAIVYAGVALWGLAFGGAPTLFQTAAANAAGESADVAQSMLVTVWNLAIAGGGIAGGMLLDATGAGAIPWVLVVLLAAAWLGAWRARRHAFPAPRAA, from the coding sequence ATGAGCGATTGCCCGTCGATGGACGGCCGCGTTGCCGGCCAGCCGGCGCAGGCGGCCGAACGCCTGCCGGTCGCGAACCTGCTGGCGCTCGCGACGGCCGCCTTCATCACCATCCTCACCGAAGCGTTGCCGGCCGGCCTGCTGCCGTTGATGAGCGCCGACCTGCGCGTGCCCGAGGCGCTGATCGGCCAGCTCGTGACCGTCTATGCGCTCGGCTCGATCGTCGCGGCGATTCCGCTCGTCGCCGCGACGCGGGCGATGCGCCGGCGGCGCCTGCTGCTCGCGGCGCTCGCCGGCTTCGTCGTGTCGAACGCGCTGACGGCCGTGTCGCCGTACTACGCGCTCACGCTCGTCGCGCGCTTCGTCGCCGGCATGGCGGCCGGGCTGCTGTGGGCGTTGCTGGCCGGCTATGCGAGCCGGATGGTCGACGCTTCGCTGCGCGGTCGGGCGATCGCGGTGGCGATGCTCGGCGCGCCGGTCGCGATGTCGATCGGCATTCCGGCCGGCACCGCGCTCGGTGCGGCGCTTGGCTGGCGCGTCGCGTTCGCGCTGATCACGCTGGCGGCGCTCGCGCTGATCGGCTGGATTCGCCTGCGCGTGCCCGATTACGCGGGGCAGTCCGCCGGCGCGCGCGAGCCGGTGCTCGGCGTGATGACGCTGCCCGGCGTGCGGCCGGTGCTGACCGTGATGTTCGCGTACGTGCTCGCGCACAACATGCTGTACACGTATGTCGCGCCGTTCCTGGCAGGCGTGCGGATGGGCACGCAGGTCGATGTGGTGCTGTTCGTGTTCGGTATCGCGTCGCTGGCCGGCATCGCGCTGACGGGCGCATGGATCGGCGCCGCGCAACGGCGGCTGACGCTCGCCAGCATCGCGCTGTTCGCGCTCGCGGCGCTGATGCTCGGCGCCGGTTCCGGGATGGCGATCGTCTACGCGGGCGTCGCGCTGTGGGGGCTCGCGTTTGGCGGCGCGCCGACGCTGTTCCAGACGGCTGCCGCGAACGCGGCGGGCGAGTCGGCCGACGTCGCGCAGTCGATGCTCGTGACGGTGTGGAATCTGGCGATCGCCGGTGGCGGCATCGCGGGCGGGATGCTGCTCGATGCGACGGGCGCCGGCGCGATTCCGTGGGTGCTGGTCGTGCTGCTGGCGGCCGCGTGGCTCGGCGCGTGGCGCGCGCGCCGGCATGCGTTCCCGGCGCCGCGCGCGGCCTGA
- a CDS encoding LysR family transcriptional regulator, translated as MENLGGFVVFVQVAETRSFVAAGRALGLSASAIGKRIARLEARLNVRLFHRSTRSITLTAEGTRFLERCRRVIAEIEAAERELTHSTEAPRGRLRVSLPTIGTLLLPVLADFMAAYPEIELDIDFSDRLVDVVDEGFDAVLRTGQPSDSRLSSRLLGHFRQHLVASPAYLDRHGTPRTPADLAQHRCLHYRFPTSGKLETWPLRVPRTGTPPEVPVAMVSNSAEARLCFALRGLGIACLPIFFVRDALEDGTLRAVLDEHVASCAPIHVLWPSGRHPTPKLRAFVDYMAEHLRI; from the coding sequence ATGGAAAATCTGGGCGGTTTCGTCGTGTTCGTTCAGGTCGCCGAAACGCGCAGCTTCGTCGCGGCCGGCCGCGCGCTCGGGCTGTCGGCTTCGGCGATCGGCAAGCGCATCGCGCGGCTCGAGGCGCGCCTGAACGTGCGGTTGTTTCACCGCAGCACGCGCAGCATCACGCTGACGGCCGAAGGCACGCGCTTTCTCGAACGATGCCGGCGCGTGATCGCCGAGATCGAAGCGGCCGAACGGGAATTGACGCACAGCACCGAAGCGCCGCGCGGCCGGCTGCGCGTGAGCCTGCCGACGATCGGCACGCTGCTGCTGCCGGTGCTCGCCGATTTCATGGCCGCGTATCCGGAGATCGAGCTCGACATCGATTTCAGCGACCGGCTCGTCGACGTCGTCGACGAAGGGTTCGACGCGGTGCTGCGCACCGGCCAGCCTTCAGATTCACGGCTGTCGTCGCGGCTGCTCGGCCATTTCCGCCAGCACCTCGTCGCGTCGCCCGCGTATCTCGACCGGCACGGCACGCCGCGCACGCCGGCCGATCTCGCACAGCATCGCTGCCTGCACTATCGCTTCCCGACCAGCGGCAAGCTCGAAACCTGGCCGCTGCGCGTGCCGCGCACCGGTACGCCACCGGAGGTGCCGGTCGCGATGGTCAGCAACAGCGCGGAAGCACGCCTGTGCTTCGCGCTGCGCGGGCTCGGCATCGCGTGCCTGCCCATTTTCTTCGTGCGCGACGCGCTCGAGGACGGCACGCTGCGCGCGGTGCTCGACGAACACGTCGCGAGCTGCGCGCCGATCCACGTCCTGTGGCCGTCAGGCCGGCACCCGACGCCGAAGCTGCGCGCGTTCGTCGACTACATGGCCGAACACCTGCGCATCTGA
- a CDS encoding ABC transporter ATP-binding protein, with amino-acid sequence MASVLLRNIAKRYDDTEVLRNVNLDIADGEFVVFVGPSGCGKSTLMRMIAGLEDISNGDLLIDGAKVNEVPSAKRGIAMVFQSYALYPHMTLYDNMAFGLKLAGAKKPEIDQAVKQAAKILHIDHLLDRKPKQLSGGQRQRVAIGRAITRKPKVFLFDEPLSNLDAALRVKMRLEFARLHDELKTTMIYVTHDQVEAMTLADKIVVLSGGAVQQVGTPNELYHAPANQFVAGFIGSPKMNFLKGTVESVDALGVLVRFDSGETQRVAVDASGLQRGAAVTVGVRPEHLLVDAGATGVAARTMAVESLGDSAYLYAESAAASDGLIARIPPLDTYRTGEALRVHAQAEHCHLFDEHGQAFRRLSAHAKAA; translated from the coding sequence ATGGCAAGCGTGCTCCTGCGCAATATCGCGAAGCGCTACGACGACACCGAAGTGCTGCGCAACGTGAACCTCGATATCGCCGATGGCGAATTCGTCGTGTTCGTCGGGCCGAGCGGCTGCGGCAAATCCACGCTGATGCGGATGATCGCGGGCCTCGAGGATATTTCGAACGGCGACCTGCTGATCGACGGCGCGAAGGTCAACGAGGTGCCGAGCGCGAAGCGCGGCATCGCGATGGTGTTCCAGTCGTATGCGCTGTACCCGCACATGACGCTGTACGACAACATGGCGTTCGGCCTGAAGCTCGCGGGCGCGAAGAAGCCGGAGATCGACCAGGCCGTGAAGCAGGCCGCGAAGATCCTGCACATCGATCACCTGCTCGACCGCAAGCCGAAGCAGCTGTCGGGTGGCCAGCGGCAGCGCGTCGCGATCGGCCGCGCGATCACGCGCAAGCCGAAGGTGTTCCTGTTCGACGAACCGTTGTCGAACCTCGACGCCGCGCTGCGCGTGAAGATGCGGCTGGAATTCGCACGGCTGCACGACGAGCTGAAGACGACGATGATCTACGTGACGCACGACCAGGTCGAGGCGATGACGCTCGCTGACAAGATCGTCGTGCTGTCGGGCGGCGCGGTGCAGCAGGTCGGCACGCCGAACGAGTTGTATCACGCGCCGGCGAACCAGTTCGTCGCGGGCTTCATCGGCTCGCCGAAGATGAACTTCCTGAAGGGTACGGTCGAGTCGGTCGATGCGCTCGGTGTGCTCGTGCGTTTCGACAGTGGCGAGACGCAGCGTGTCGCGGTGGACGCGTCCGGGCTGCAACGCGGCGCCGCGGTGACCGTCGGCGTGCGGCCCGAACACCTGCTGGTCGACGCGGGCGCGACGGGGGTTGCCGCACGGACGATGGCCGTCGAGTCGCTCGGCGATTCGGCTTATCTGTATGCGGAGTCGGCCGCGGCGTCCGACGGGTTGATCGCGCGGATTCCGCCGCTCGACACGTACCGCACCGGCGAGGCATTGCGCGTGCATGCGCAGGCCGAGCACTGCCATCTGTTCGACGAGCACGGCCAGGCGTTCCGCCGGCTGAGTGCGCATGCGAAGGCTGCGTGA
- a CDS encoding HAD family hydrolase: protein MTANVLICDCDGVLIDSEAVAADVIVRELDARWPGVDARPAVMPLLGLRIERVLAGAGEAVGRTLSAADVEAIRRAVEAAAVNAPMVDGIDTALAAIQLTTACASNSYRAYVEAALARTGLARFFGDRLFCADAVARPKPAPDVYLAAARTLGAAPAHCLVVEDSVTGITAAAAAGMTVLGFVGGGHASAAQIDALRGIGARHVFDDMHELPGYVARWQATGAVLPN, encoded by the coding sequence ATGACAGCGAACGTCCTGATCTGCGATTGCGACGGCGTGCTGATCGACAGCGAGGCCGTGGCCGCCGACGTGATCGTGCGCGAACTCGATGCGCGCTGGCCGGGCGTCGATGCGCGGCCGGCCGTGATGCCGCTGCTCGGGTTGCGCATCGAGCGCGTGCTGGCCGGTGCCGGCGAGGCCGTCGGCCGCACGCTGTCGGCCGCCGACGTCGAGGCGATTCGCCGCGCGGTCGAAGCAGCGGCCGTCAATGCGCCGATGGTCGACGGTATCGATACGGCGCTGGCCGCGATTCAACTGACGACGGCCTGCGCGAGCAACAGCTACCGTGCGTACGTCGAGGCGGCGCTCGCGCGCACCGGTCTCGCGCGCTTCTTCGGCGACCGGCTGTTCTGCGCGGATGCCGTTGCGCGGCCGAAGCCGGCGCCCGACGTGTATCTCGCGGCCGCGCGCACGCTCGGCGCGGCGCCTGCCCACTGCCTCGTCGTCGAGGACAGCGTGACCGGCATCACCGCGGCGGCGGCGGCCGGCATGACCGTGCTCGGCTTCGTCGGCGGCGGGCATGCGTCGGCCGCTCAAATCGACGCGCTGCGCGGGATCGGCGCGCGTCACGTATTCGACGACATGCACGAGCTGCCCGGTTACGTCGCGCGCTGGCAGGCGACGGGCGCGGTGCTGCCGAACTAG
- a CDS encoding carbohydrate ABC transporter permease: protein MSDLTFEGRRVPAVFDLVRRALPGTLAWLIALLLFFPIFWMAITAFKTEQQAYASTLFFMPTLDSFREVFARSNYFAFAWNSVLISAGVTVISLLFAVPAAYAMAFFPNHRTQKVLLWMLSTKMMPSVGVLVPIYLLWKNAGLLDTVSGLVIVYTLINLPIAVWMTFTYFNEIPKDILEAGRIDGASTWQEIVYLLMPMALPGLASTALLLVILSWNEAFWSINLSSSNAAPLTVFIASYSSPEGLFWAKLSAASLLAVAPILIVGWLSQKQLVRGLTFGAVK from the coding sequence ATGAGCGACCTGACCTTCGAAGGCCGGCGCGTGCCGGCCGTGTTCGACCTCGTGCGGCGCGCGCTGCCCGGCACGCTCGCGTGGCTGATCGCGCTGCTGCTGTTCTTCCCGATCTTCTGGATGGCGATCACCGCGTTCAAGACCGAGCAGCAAGCGTATGCGTCGACGCTGTTCTTCATGCCGACGCTCGACAGCTTCCGCGAGGTGTTCGCACGCAGCAACTACTTCGCGTTCGCGTGGAATTCGGTGCTGATCTCGGCCGGCGTCACGGTGATCTCGTTGCTGTTCGCGGTGCCGGCCGCGTACGCGATGGCGTTCTTCCCGAACCATCGCACGCAGAAGGTGCTGCTGTGGATGCTGTCGACGAAGATGATGCCGTCGGTCGGTGTGCTCGTGCCGATCTATCTGCTGTGGAAGAACGCGGGGCTGCTCGACACGGTGTCGGGGCTCGTGATCGTCTACACGCTGATCAACCTGCCGATCGCGGTATGGATGACCTTCACGTACTTCAACGAAATTCCGAAGGACATCCTCGAGGCCGGGCGCATCGACGGCGCGTCGACGTGGCAGGAGATCGTCTACCTGCTGATGCCGATGGCGCTGCCGGGGCTTGCATCCACCGCGCTGCTGCTCGTCATCCTGTCGTGGAACGAGGCGTTCTGGAGCATCAACCTGTCGAGTTCGAACGCCGCGCCGCTGACCGTGTTCATCGCGTCGTACTCGAGCCCCGAAGGGTTGTTCTGGGCGAAGCTGTCCGCCGCCTCCCTGCTGGCCGTCGCGCCGATCCTGATCGTCGGCTGGCTGTCGCAGAAGCAGCTCGTGCGCGGGCTCACGTTCGGGGCCGTCAAATGA
- a CDS encoding carbohydrate ABC transporter permease, producing the protein MRHLRLPLSHASPVGDASSPPGAPRRARGGASWLVSPSVAVLLLWMSIPLAMTIWYSFSRYNLLNPDVKGFAGFDNYRFLATDPSFLPAIWHTLVLIGAVLAITVVGGVLMAVLFDRKFYGQGVARLLAIAPFFVMPTVSALIWKNMILHPVYGLVANAMRALGMTPIDWFADYPLTAVIIIVAWQWLPFAFLILFTAIQSLDQEQKEAARIDGAGPIAMFFYITLPHLKRAIAVVVMMETIFLLSIFAEIYTTTGGGPGDATTNLSYLIYALGLQQFDVGLASAGGIIAVVVANVVSFFLVRMLARNLKGEYEK; encoded by the coding sequence ATGCGTCATTTACGTCTTCCCCTGAGCCATGCGTCGCCGGTCGGCGACGCGTCGTCGCCGCCGGGCGCGCCGCGCCGTGCGCGCGGCGGCGCGAGCTGGCTCGTGTCGCCGTCCGTCGCGGTGCTGCTGCTGTGGATGTCGATTCCGCTCGCGATGACGATCTGGTATTCGTTCTCGCGTTACAACCTGCTGAACCCGGACGTGAAGGGTTTTGCCGGATTCGACAACTACCGCTTCCTCGCGACCGATCCGTCGTTCCTGCCCGCGATCTGGCACACGCTCGTGCTGATCGGCGCGGTGCTCGCGATCACGGTGGTCGGCGGCGTGCTGATGGCCGTGCTGTTCGACCGCAAGTTCTACGGGCAGGGCGTCGCGCGCCTGCTCGCGATCGCGCCGTTCTTCGTGATGCCGACGGTGTCCGCGCTGATCTGGAAGAACATGATCCTGCACCCGGTATACGGCCTGGTCGCGAACGCGATGCGCGCGCTTGGCATGACGCCGATCGACTGGTTCGCCGATTACCCGCTCACCGCGGTGATCATCATCGTCGCGTGGCAGTGGCTGCCGTTCGCGTTCCTGATCCTGTTCACCGCGATCCAGTCGCTCGACCAGGAGCAGAAGGAAGCCGCGCGCATCGACGGCGCGGGCCCGATCGCGATGTTCTTCTACATCACGCTGCCGCACCTGAAGCGCGCGATCGCCGTGGTCGTGATGATGGAGACCATCTTCCTGCTGTCGATCTTCGCGGAGATCTACACGACGACCGGCGGCGGCCCCGGCGACGCGACGACTAACCTGTCCTACCTGATCTACGCGCTCGGGCTGCAGCAGTTCGACGTCGGCCTCGCGTCCGCGGGCGGCATCATCGCCGTGGTGGTCGCGAACGTCGTGTCGTTCTTCCTCGTGCGGATGCTCGCGCGCAACCTGAAGGGAGAGTACGAGAAATGA
- a CDS encoding ABC transporter substrate-binding protein, with amino-acid sequence MQRKMLDAAARCFAGAALATAACAVSAGTLTIATLNNPDMIELKKLSPAFEKANPDIKLNWVILEENVLRQRATTDITTGSGQFDVMAIGTYETPQWGKRGWLAPMTGLPADYDLNDIVKTARDSLSYNGQLYALPFYVESSMTFYRKDLFAAKGLKMPDQPTYDQIAEFADKLTDKSKGTYGICLRGKAGWGENMAFVSTVVNTFGGRWFDENWNAQLTSPEWKKAITFYVNLLKKDGPPGASSNGFNENLTLTASGKCAMWIDATVAAGMLYNKQQSQVADKIGFAAAPVAATPKGSHWLWAWALAVPKTSKQQDAARKFIAWATSKQYIEMAGKDEGWASVPPGTRTSTYQRPEYKAAAPFSDFVLKAIETADPNDPSLKKVPYTGVQYVGIPEFQSFGTVVGQSIAGAVAGQMTVDQALAAGQAAADRAVRQAGYKK; translated from the coding sequence ATGCAACGAAAGATGCTCGACGCCGCCGCACGCTGCTTCGCCGGAGCCGCGCTCGCGACGGCGGCCTGCGCCGTGTCCGCCGGCACGCTGACGATCGCGACGCTGAACAACCCCGACATGATCGAGCTGAAGAAGCTGTCGCCGGCGTTCGAGAAGGCGAACCCCGACATCAAGCTGAACTGGGTGATCCTCGAGGAAAACGTGCTGCGCCAGCGTGCGACGACCGACATCACGACCGGCAGCGGCCAGTTCGACGTGATGGCGATCGGCACCTACGAGACGCCGCAGTGGGGCAAGCGCGGCTGGCTCGCGCCGATGACGGGCCTGCCAGCCGACTACGACCTGAACGACATCGTGAAGACAGCGCGCGACAGCCTGTCGTACAACGGCCAGCTCTACGCGCTGCCGTTCTACGTCGAAAGCTCGATGACGTTCTACCGCAAGGACCTGTTCGCGGCGAAGGGGCTGAAGATGCCCGACCAGCCGACCTACGACCAGATCGCCGAATTCGCGGACAAGCTCACCGACAAGTCGAAGGGCACCTACGGGATCTGCCTGCGCGGCAAGGCCGGCTGGGGCGAGAACATGGCGTTCGTGTCGACGGTCGTGAACACGTTCGGCGGGCGCTGGTTCGACGAGAACTGGAACGCGCAGCTCACGTCGCCTGAATGGAAGAAGGCGATCACGTTCTACGTGAACCTGCTGAAGAAAGACGGCCCGCCGGGAGCGAGCTCGAACGGCTTCAACGAGAACTTGACGCTCACCGCATCGGGCAAGTGCGCGATGTGGATCGACGCGACGGTCGCGGCCGGCATGCTCTACAACAAGCAGCAGTCGCAGGTGGCCGACAAGATCGGCTTCGCGGCCGCGCCCGTCGCCGCCACGCCGAAGGGTTCGCACTGGCTGTGGGCGTGGGCGCTGGCCGTGCCGAAGACGTCGAAGCAGCAGGACGCCGCGCGCAAGTTCATCGCGTGGGCGACGTCGAAGCAGTACATCGAGATGGCCGGCAAGGACGAGGGCTGGGCGTCGGTGCCGCCGGGCACCCGCACGTCGACGTATCAGCGCCCCGAGTACAAGGCCGCCGCGCCGTTCTCGGACTTCGTGCTGAAGGCGATCGAGACGGCCGACCCGAACGATCCGTCGCTGAAGAAGGTGCCGTACACGGGCGTGCAGTACGTCGGGATTCCTGAATTCCAGTCGTTCGGCACGGTGGTCGGCCAATCGATCGCCGGTGCGGTCGCGGGCCAGATGACGGTCGACCAGGCGCTCGCCGCCGGGCAGGCCGCCGCCGACCGCGCGGTGCGGCAGGCCGGCTACAAGAAGTAA